Proteins encoded together in one Macadamia integrifolia cultivar HAES 741 chromosome 8, SCU_Mint_v3, whole genome shotgun sequence window:
- the LOC122085601 gene encoding probable LRR receptor-like serine/threonine-protein kinase At1g63430, giving the protein MGSSFGSLLLLLVIWGVLLASCDSFVTTEVRALTAFREAIYEDPVSVLSNWNAPDSDPCNWSGISCSLGRDHVIKLNLSSYCLRGFLAPELGSLSSLQELIMHNNSLLGTIPKEIGMLKNLKVLDLGINQLTGPIPLEIGNLTSVMKINLQSNGLSGSLPPELGNLENLVELHLDRNRLQGTVPGKNSSSVSNTQEMYASHGNASGFCRSSRLRNADFSYNFFVGKIPQCLNYLPRTSFQGNCFQDTELKQRPSMQCVASPMNPPAKNHPGADLKYRHSENGPKHHKGSKPAWLLALEIVTGTVVGFLLLVAAFTAVKKCKAKSTDIIPWKKTVNGKDYKDELVIYMDPEMLKDVVRFSRQELEVACEDFSNIIGSSPDSLVYKGTMKGGPEIAVISLCIKEDYWTGYLELYFQREVADLARLNHENTGKLLGYCKETKPFSRMLVFEYASNGTLYEHIHYGEGCQLSWTRRMKIALGLARGLRYLHTELEPPFTVSELSSSAVYLTEDFSPKLVDFESWKMVLARSEKNSGSISNGSTLCGFQDSVDERHLDVQGNVFAFGVLLLEIISGRPPYCKDRGCLVDWAKEYVDMPEVMSYLVDPELRHFRYDDLKIICEVASLCIQSDSAKRPSMKELCSMLESRIDISVAADLKECPLAWAELALSS; this is encoded by the exons ATGGGATCATCATTCGGTTCATTGCTGCTTCTCTTGGTTATTTGGGGTGTTCTTCTTGCCTCCTGTGATTCTTTTGTGACCACTGAAG TTCGGGCTCTGACGGCCTTCAGAGAAGCTATCTACGAGGACCCTGTATCTGTTTTATCAAATTGGAATGCGCCCGATTCAGATCCTTGCAACTGGTCTGGAATTTCCTGTTCACTGGGTCGAGATCATGTTATCAAGCT AAACCTGTCTAGTTATTGTCTGAGGGGATTTCTTGCACCAGAATTGGGCTCCCTCTCCTCCCTGCAAGAATT AATTATGCACAACAATAGTCTACTTGGGACGATACCAAAAGAAATTGGCATGTTGAAAAATCTGAAGGTCTTGGACCTGGGTATAAATCAACTTACTGGGCCTATTCCCCTTGAGATCGGAAATTTGACCAGTGTCATGAAAAT AAACCTTCAATCTAATGGATTATCTGGCAGTCTGCCTCCTGAGCTTGGCAATTTGGAAAACCTTGTGGAACTTCACTTGGATAGGAACAGGCTTCAAGGAACTGTTCCTGGAAAAAACTCAAGTTCTGTGTCTAACACGCAAGAGAT GTATGCCTCTCATGGAAATGCAAGTGGCTTCTGTCGCTCTTCTCGGTTAAGGAATGCAGATTTCTCATACAACTTCTTTGTTGGCAAAATACCCCAGTGCCTAAATTATCTTCCCAG AACAAGTTTTCAAGGTAACTGCTTCCAAGATACAGAATTGAAACAACGTCCTTCAATGCAATGTG TTGCTTCTCCAATGAATCCACCTGCAAAAAACCATCCAGGAGCTGACCTGAAGTACAGGCATTCTGAAAATGGGCCTAAGCATCATAAGGGGTCAAAACCTGCCTGGCTGCTAGCTCTAGAAATTGTAACTGGGACAGTTGTGGGTTTCCTTTTGCTTGTTGCTGCTTTTACTGCTGTTAAAAAATGCAAAGCAAAATCTACTGATATAATCCCCTGGAAGAAAACAGTGAACGGCAAGGACTATAAGGACGAGTTGGTTATATACATGG ATCCTGAAATGCTGAAAGACGTAGTAAGATTTAGCAGACAGGAGCTTGAAGTAGCCTGTGAGGATTTCAGCAACATTATTGGCTCCTCCCCAGATAGTTTAGTGTACAAAGGCACCATGAAGGGTGGGCCAGAGATTGCTGTGATATCACTTTGCATAAAGGAAGATTACTGGACAGGCTATCTTGAGCTTTACTTTCAGagagag GTGGCAGATTTAGCGAGATTGAATCATGAGAACACAGGAAAATTACTGGGCTATTGCAAGGAGACCAAACCGTTTTCAAGGATGTTGGTCTTCGAATATGCATCAAACGGGACACTTTATGAGCACATTCACT ATGGTGAAGGATGTCAACTATCATGGACCCGACGCATGAAAATTGCTTTAGGCCTTGCTCGTGGTCTAAGATATCTTCATACAGAACTTGAGCCTCCGTTCACGGTATCCGAGTTAAGTTCAAGCGCTGTATATCTTACTGAGGATTTTTCTCCCAAG CTTGTTGATTTTGAAAGCTGGAAAATGGTGCTAGCAAGATCAGAAAAGAACTCGGGTTCCATTAGTAATGGAAGCACATTATGTGGTTTTCAAGATTCTGTAGATGAACGCCATTTGGATGTCCAAGGGAATGTCTTTGCTTTTGGAGTACTCTTACTAGAAATTATCAGTGGGAGACCTCCATACTGCAAAGACAGGGGGTGCTTGGTAGATTGG GCCAAGGAGTATGTAGATATGCCAGAAGTAATGTCTTATCTAGTGGATCCAGAGTTGAGACATTTCAGATATGATGACCTAAAAATAATATGCGAGGTGGCGAGCCTATGCATCCAGTCTGATTCTGCTAAGCGACCGTCTATGAAGGAGCTGTGCTCTATGTTAGAAAGTAGAATCGACATTTCAGTAGCTGCTGATCTTAAAGAGTGTCCTTTGGCATGGGCTGAGCTTGCTTTATCTTCATAA
- the LOC122087484 gene encoding protein O-glucosyltransferase 1-like, with product MLRNKTKKESDKGNGGDPWRLMEKGSGRTILNIFLLLVAAFLCSNFLEFSISKATLRVFLKSKPWNQWNPSSDQSKKLGGIQWKCTPTVNQTYSCPIPLISPAVTYESRKDDDDDHEKAGGSCPDYFKWIHEDLRPWKVTGITREMVERGAKSSADFRLVIVNGRAYIERYKTSFQTRDLFTWWGIVQLLRKYPGKLPDLDLIFNCADQPQIRSSDYQQPNASAPPPLFQYSGNASSLPIVFPDWSFWGWPELNIKPWEVLLKELKESNERTKWIDRQPYAFWKGNPFTSQSRKDLMKCNSTYTDKQDWKLRAYAQDWKSEILHGFKQSDLTKQCTHRYKIYVEGRSWSVSQKHALACDSVPLFVEPKFYDFVTRSLIPMYHYWPIKRNDDMCKSIKFAVDWGNIYKQEAQAIGRAASNFIQEELKMDYVYDYMLNLLKEYAKLLKYKPTIPERAFEHCSETMACPADGLVKKYMTDSMVKAPADTSPCTMPPPFDRPAMQAFLNQKDVTKMQVEAMGRTL from the exons ATGTTACGTAACAAAACGAAAAAAGAGAGTGACAAAGGAAACGGAGGTGATCCATGGCGGCTAATGGAGAAGGGATCTGGAAGGACCATTTTGAATATCTTCCTCCTTCTAGTTGCTGCTTTCCTTTGTTCCAACTTTTTGGAATTT TCTATCAGTAAGGCAACGCTAAGGGTTTTTCTGAAATCGAAACCCTGGAACCAGTGGAATCCCTCATCAGATCAATCGAAGAAACTAGGAGGAATCCAATGGAAGTGTACTCCGACGGTAAACCAAACATATAGCTGCCCAATACCATTAATCTCTCCTGCAGTGACGTATGAAAGCAGAaaagatgatgacgatgatcatGAAAAGGCTGGGGGTTCATGCCCAGACTATTTCAAATGGATCCATGAAGATCTTCGGCCATGGAAGGTCACAGGAATCACAAGAGAGATGGTGGAGAGAGGTGCAAAGAGTAGTGCAGATTTCCGATTGGTTATAGTGAATGGAAGGGCTTACATTGAGAGGTACAAAACTTCTTTTCAAACGAGGGATTTGTTTACGTGGTGGGGGATTGTGCAACTACTGAGGAAGTACCCAGGGAAGTTGCCAGACTTGGACCTCATTTTCAACTGTGCCGATCAGCCTCAAATCAGATCAAGCGATTACCAGCAACCAAACGCCTCTGCACCGCCACCCTTGTTTCAATACTCCGGGAATGCCTCGTCGTTGCCTATCGTTTTCCCTGACTGGTCCTTCTGGGGTTG GCCAGAGCTCAACATAAAGCCATGGGAAGTTCTGTTAAAGGAATTGAAAGAATCCAATGAGAGGACCAAATGGATTGACAGGCAACCTTACGCTTTCTGGAAAGGAAACCCTTTTACATCCCAAAGCAGGAAAGACCTCATGAAATGCAATTCTACATACACAGACAAGCAAGATTGGAAACTTCGAGCCTATGCCCAG GATTGGAAAAGTGAGATTCTACATGGTTTTAAACAATCAGATCTAACGAAACAGTGCACCCACAG ATATAAGATTTACGTAGAAGGAAGAAGTTGGTCTGTTAGCCAGAAGCACGCTCTGGCTTGTGATTCTGTGCCATTGTTTGTAGAGCCTAAATTTTATGACTTCGTCACAAGATCTCTGATCCCTATGTATCACTACTGGCCCATCAAACGCAATGATGATATGTGTAAATCTATCAAGTTCGCAGTCGACTGGGGAAACATCTACAAACaagag GCACAAGCTATTGGAAGGGCAGCAAGCAATTTTATACAGGAAGAGTTAAAGATGGATTATGTGTATGACTACATGCTTAATTTgctgaaggaatatgctaaacTCTTGAAGTATAAGCCCACTATACCTGAACGTGCTTTCGAACATTGTTCGGAGACAATGGCTTGTCCTGCAGACGGGCTGGTCAAGAAGTATATGACGGATTCCATGGTTAAGGCTCCAGCAGATACAAGCCCATGCACCATGCCTCCTCCCTTTGATCGTCCAGCTATGCAAGCTTTTCTTAATCAGAAAGATGTCACAAAAATGCAAGTGGAGGCAATGGGAAGGACACTTTGA